One Nitrospiria bacterium genomic region harbors:
- a CDS encoding DNA-directed RNA polymerase subunit alpha, translating into MIIRTKDFQIPKKLDFETSEITNTYGKFFAEPFERGFGTTVGNSLRRVLLSSIAGAAITSIKIEGVLHEFSTLPGVKEDITDIILNLKSLRVKLHSDRPKTIYLKKNGPCEVRAKDIIHDADVEILTPDLPIATLDKDSSLNVEMNVKIGRGYVPAERNKEEGMSIGTIPVDSIFSPIKRINFYVENARVGRVTDYDKLILEIWTDGSVRPDDALAFAAKILKDHLALFINFEETAELIEPKLDDVKEKFNKNLLRSVNELELSVRAANCLKNANIKTISDLVNRSENEMLKTKNFGRKSLNEIKEILSEMGLSLGMKLESVSKGVDNEKEDEPSE; encoded by the coding sequence ATGATTATAAGAACAAAAGATTTTCAAATTCCTAAAAAACTCGATTTTGAAACCAGTGAAATAACGAATACTTATGGGAAGTTTTTTGCCGAGCCCTTTGAACGGGGTTTTGGGACCACCGTTGGAAATTCCCTTCGGAGGGTTCTTTTGTCATCCATTGCGGGGGCGGCAATAACTTCAATTAAAATTGAAGGGGTTCTTCATGAATTCTCAACCCTTCCGGGGGTAAAGGAAGATATTACTGATATCATTCTTAACCTAAAAAGTCTTAGGGTTAAACTACATTCAGACCGACCAAAGACAATCTATTTAAAGAAAAATGGACCCTGTGAGGTTAGAGCCAAAGATATCATTCATGATGCAGATGTAGAAATCTTAACACCTGATCTCCCTATTGCAACTTTAGACAAAGACAGCAGTTTAAACGTTGAAATGAATGTAAAAATTGGTCGGGGGTATGTTCCCGCTGAAAGGAACAAAGAGGAGGGCATGTCTATTGGAACCATTCCTGTGGATTCTATCTTTTCTCCTATAAAAAGAATCAACTTTTATGTTGAAAATGCGAGGGTCGGTCGTGTAACCGATTACGATAAACTCATCCTCGAAATTTGGACCGATGGCAGTGTAAGGCCCGATGATGCCCTTGCTTTTGCAGCAAAAATTTTAAAAGATCATCTCGCGTTGTTTATAAACTTTGAGGAAACTGCAGAACTCATTGAACCCAAACTGGATGATGTTAAAGAAAAATTTAATAAGAATCTCTTAAGAAGTGTAAATGAACTGGAACTTTCCGTCCGCGCAGCAAATTGCTTAAAGAATGCAAATATTAAAACCATTTCTGATCTGGTTAATCGTTCCGAGAATGAAATGTTAAAAACAAAAAATTTCGGCCGAAAGTCCCTAAATGAAATTAAAGAAATACTATCGGAAATGGGTTTGTCATTGGGAATGAAGCTTGAATCCGTCTCCAAGGGGGTGGATAATGAGAAAGAAGATGAACCCAGTGAATAA
- the rplQ gene encoding 50S ribosomal protein L17, whose protein sequence is MRHRKAGRQLGRNSSHRRALLRSLLTSFLAHEKIETTEAKAKEFRPLAERMITLGKRGDLNARRLVLKYVSDRQVISKLFNEISPRFSSRNGGYTRIIKTRQRFGDAARMAIVEMVGQKEAEPQKKIGKKEGTN, encoded by the coding sequence GTGAGACATCGGAAAGCAGGACGCCAATTAGGGCGGAATTCCTCCCACAGGAGGGCTCTCCTTAGGAGCCTTTTAACATCGTTTCTTGCTCATGAGAAAATTGAAACCACCGAAGCAAAAGCCAAAGAGTTCCGGCCATTAGCCGAGCGGATGATTACATTAGGAAAGCGGGGCGACTTGAACGCGAGGAGGTTGGTTTTGAAATATGTGAGTGACCGACAGGTAATTTCAAAACTTTTTAATGAAATTTCTCCAAGATTTTCTTCCCGAAATGGAGGATATACCCGAATCATTAAAACCAGGCAAAGGTTTGGAGACGCTGCCCGAATGGCGATTGTGGAGATGGTTGGCCAGAAAGAGGCAGAACCCCAAAAAAAGATTGGGAAAAAGGAAGGTACAAACTAA